One genomic window of Punica granatum isolate Tunisia-2019 chromosome 1, ASM765513v2, whole genome shotgun sequence includes the following:
- the LOC116192545 gene encoding MLO-like protein 9 → MAGGGAAPSPGSAKARELDQTPTWAVSAVCAVIVLISILLEKALHFVAKVFQRKKKKHMLEALEKLKGELMVLGFISLLLTFGQSFISKICIPERYADTMLPCPHRGIPQGAAIGGGDAEESAHHRRLLWYEHRILVAHDGKPGCKQPGHVPLISLNGLHQLHIFIFFLAVFHVIYSVITMTLGRLKIREWKEWERESDTDHEYLNDPSRFRLTHETSFVRDHMNVGTRSPVIFYIICFFRQFYRSVRKADYLTMRHGFVTVHLAPGSKFDFQKYIKRSLEDDFKVVVAISPLLWLSAVTYLLLTVHGWDIMFYLSMMPLVVILAVDTKLQAVIATMAIEIQERHAVIQGIPLVQVSDRNFWFGWPQLILYLIHFVLFQNAFEITYFIWTTYEFGIWSCFHDHFPLVVLRVCFGFVAQFVCSYITLPLYALVTQMGTTMKRSIFDEQTSKALKQWHKKAVQKKNEVKPLETPTLTLGEGPAHSPVQSPGQNARARVQNNNSSEDAGADKAANIMASVDVTGQQHRSRDENGYNDLLTGP, encoded by the exons ATGGCAGGGGGAGGGGCTGCGCCATCGCCCGGGTCCGCAAAGGCCAGGGAGCTCGATCAGACCCCCACATGGGCTGTCTCAGCAGTTTGTGCAGTGATCGTCTTGATCTCCATCTTGTTGGAGAAGGCCCTCCATTTTGTAGCAAAG GTCtttcaaagaaagaaaaagaagcacATGTTGGAAGCTCTCGAGAAGCTCAAAGGCG AGCTTATGGTTCTTGGGTTCATTTCTCTGCTCTTAACCTTTGGGCAAAGCTTCATCTCGAAGATATGTATTCCGGAGAGATACGCGGACACAATGCTGCCATGTCCTCACAGGGGCATTCCCCAAGGAGCAGCGATTGGAGGAGGAGATGCTGAGGAGTCCGCACATCACCGCAGGCTTTTATGGTACGAGCACAGAATCTTAGTAGCCCATGATGGAAAGCCAGGATGCAAGCAGCCG GGTCATGTGCCACTGATATCGTTGAATGGGTTGCATCAGCTACAcattttcatcttcttcttagCGGTGTTTCACGTGATCTACAGTGTGATCACTATGACGCTCGGAAGATTAAAG ATTCGTGAGTGGAAGGAGTGGGAAAGGGAGTCTGATACTGATCACGAGTACTTAAATG ATCCTTCGAGATTCAGGCTCACCCATGAAACATCCTTCGTGAGAGATCACATGAACGTTGGGACCAGATCACCCGTGATCTTTTATATT ATATGCTTCTTTCGACAATTTTACAGGTCCGTCCGCAAGGCTGATTACTTGACCATGCGCCATGGATTCGTGACG GTCCATTTAGCCCCCGGAAGCAAGTTTGACTTCCAAAAGTACATAAAAAGGTCCTTAGAAGATGACTTCAAGGTAGTTGTTGCGATCAG TCCTCTGCTATGGCTTTCGGCAGTGACCTACCTGCTATTGACTGTTCACG GTTGGGATATTATGTTTTACTTATCGATGATGCCACTCGTA GTAATATTAGCGGTTGATACGAAACTTCAAGCTGTCATAGCGACAATGGCTATTGAGATCCAAGAGAGACACGCAGTGATTCAAGGGATACCTCTTGTACAAGTCTCCGACCGGAATTTCTGGTTTGGCTGGCCCCAGTTAATTCTTTACCTCATTCATTTCGTCCTATTTCAG AACGCGTTCGAGATAACATATTTCATCTGGACAACG TATGAGTTCGGGATATGGTCCTGTTTTCACGATCATTTCCCTCTTGTCGTTTTACGGGTCTGCTTTGG ATTCGTGGCTCAGTTCGTTTGCAGTTACATCACACTGCCATTGTATGCTCTTGTTACTCAG ATGGGAACCACCATGAAGAGGTCAATATTCGATGAGCAGACGTCAAAGGCACTCAAACAATGGCACAAGAAAGCAGTTCAGAAGAAGAACGAGGTCAAGCCCTTGGAGACCCCGACACTGACATTGGGGGAAGGCCCTGCCCACTCGCCTGTGCAATCCCCCGGGCAAAATGCTCGGGCGCGAGTTCAAAACAACAACAGCAGCGAGGATGCAGGCGCAGACAAGGCCGCCAACATCATGGCCAGCGTCGATGTAACTGGGCAACAGCACCGGTCCCGTGATGAGAATGGCTATAACGACCTGTTGACAGGCCCATGA
- the LOC116187064 gene encoding RING-H2 finger protein ATL80-like, with translation MTRPFRFLGDGGSPPAASDATSNGGSADGGSPAGSDFVLILAALLCALICVLGLVAVARCACLRRPSQANPADPKANRGLKKKILRSLPKLTIAPESAAGFSDCAICLGELAVGDEIRVLPQCGHAFHVTCVDTWLRSHSSCPSCRQILAAPAAARRCEKCGSVPAASSSGGGGAEAGDPVDEARLKRTEDDANRFLP, from the coding sequence ATGACCCGTCCTTTCAGGTTCCTCGGCGACGGGGGCTCGCCTCCGGCCGCTTCCGACGCCACTTCCAACGGTGGCAGCGCCGACGGTGGCAGCCCCGCCGGCTCCGACTTCGTCCTGATCCTGGCCGCCCTGCTCTGCGCCCTCATATGCGTGCTCGGCCTCGTCGCAGTGGCTCGCTGCGCCTGCCTCCGCCGCCCCTCGCAGGCGAACCCGGCCGACCCGAAGGCCAACAGGGGCCTCAAGAAGAAGATCCTCCGATCGCTCCCGAAGCTCACGATCGCGCCGGAATCCGCCGCCGGGTTCTCCGACTGCGCCATCTGCCTGGGCGAGCTCGCCGTGGGCGACGAGATCCGGGTGCTGCCGCAGTGCGGCCACGCCTTCCACGTGACGTGCGTCGACACCTGGCTCCGATCTCACTCCTCCTGCCCTTCCTGCCGCCAGATTCTTGCTGCTCCCGCCGCTGCCAGGCGGTGTGAGAAGTGCGGCAGCGTTCCGGCGGCGAGCTCCAGCGGCGGTGGCGGAGCTGAGGCGGGGGACCCCGTGGACGAGGCAAGGCTGAAGCGCACAGAAGACGACGCCAACAGGTTCTTGCCCTAG